TTCATCACACACGTGGTCCCCATCCCTCTTCGCGTCCCGAGCCTCAGGTTGTATGTACCTGAGACCCTCCCACTTCCCACGTTCCTCGTGGACAGTTTCAGCTCCCCAAGTCCTCACATAAAGTTTTCTGAGTTGTTTCTGTTAATTGGCTTATTTCAGGCTGGAGAAACTCtggaattcccccctccccttcccagttTATTTCACAAGAGGGAAGGAAAATAAGCTAATGTTCTAGAAGGAGAAGCGTTTTGGAGGAGAAAACTGGAGGGCCAGGGAGGGATATaatcaacttaaaaaacaaaacaaaaatgtgtgatgaaaaacactttcttttcttttttccttggcTGACAGGCTAAAGTTTTTCGATTGTTTTCACCAAGTGACAAAGACAATTTTGGGCTGGAATATGTCATTTGTGAATGTTGTGACTAGGCTGGAAGAGGAAGAGATCATTTTTTAAACCCAGCATTTATTCTTAGGCGGTGAAGATTGTACATTTGAGTTTCATATATGGGGAAAGTAAAGAGCAACTGGAGCTTGTTCTTGAGGATGTATTGCCACAAATGGAGAAATAAAGTGTTAGCTGGACAGTCTGATTAATATTCTGCAGCAAGGGGGGGagtgtgtttgtttttggttaATCATTGCTGTTGCCATGCCTGAACAATGATTAATTTGGGTCATTATTTAATTTCCTCCTCTACATTTCTCTATTttattcagctttttaaaaatagtttagaAGTGAAGTGTAAAAATGGGTGGGTATCTTTCAGTTTTATTTTCACTGGGTGTTTGAATCTGAAACACTTTTTAAACTGTTGTGTAAAGAGTGCCTTAAGTGTGGTTAAGGCTAACTATAACAGCAAAttgtcttgtggcaccttcaagACTTGTCAAATGTATTGTGCTTTTTAAACACTTAGATGGATGATAGACTTCAGTTCACAAAAGCTTGTTCAATAATCAATGTATAAACAATACAGAATAAGGTGCtgctgatttttttggggggggaggaagataaCAACCAAATAATACAACTACCGCTTTGCTAATTAAAACAGCTAACAAGCCAGTCTATGCGTGTTCAGGCCATTTTTAAAGACACATAGACTTCAGTCTATTCAGAACAGACTTCTTAGTGGCAGTGAGAATACACAAGTATTTGGGGATTTGAGATTTAAGTTTCAAATACTGATATAGTAAAGACTTAATAAATCCATAGAGACATAGTTTAATTAGCATGAGATATGGCTTAAAAATAGCTATAGCATCTGACATATCAGCCTCAAgttagcttttttttaaaaaaggtaaaggacccctgacagttaagtccagtcgcagacgactgtggggttgcggcgctcatctcactttactggctgagggagccgagggagccgacgtttgtcgcagacagtttttccaggtcatgtggccagcatgactaagccgcttctggtgaaaccagagcataGATCCTGTTTATTTCAAAGATGGAGTCACTCATAAGCTTCACTCTCTTCCATCAAAATCAATGAGACCTAAACTTCCTTAATTTTGTCTGAATAATTGCCTTAAGTTACAAAGTGCTttgcatttaccgtatttataTTGCATTTCCCTCTACAACTACCCTGGTATCTATTATTCCCATTTCACAAAAGGTGAAAACTGAAGCTGTGTGTAtatgccatatatttaaaacatgcacacctgaatcctgggaactgtagttcacccctaaTAGAAGCAGCACCTCATACAAACTAAAGTGCTTAGTATTCTCTGTTTTTTGGGGAGGTggactttaaatatatggtttaTATATAGCCTGAAAGAAATTCCCTTCCTCAAAGCCACATGAAAAACACTTTGCACAGATGTATCCTATGCATGGCAACTATTATTGATGAGGGCTATGGTTTCAATGTCTGGATTAAGAGACATATAGCGATTGTGACAGCAGTGCTGTAGTCTCTaaacagattttttatttttttttgagttGAGATGATAACTCAActcaaaaatgaaacaaatttcttcttcagATCTAAGTCTTGCCTAGAAATTGCACTGACAGAAACATCCCTTCTGTGCTTGAAATTTGGTGAATTACTGCCACtgatggctgtgtacacaccagagTGTTAATACACACATGGGTCCCCCAGATCTGATCCGCCCCCCATGGGGTTTTGTGCACTTTCAGCCACATATGAACTCTTTAAGCTGATTTCTGTCCAAGGTTTCCCATCAACATCAGTAGATAGCGCTTGATGGGATGTATTTGCATGGTGTGCTGTTGTCCTCTCCCCCCAGTCACTATTTCCCCACCCTCCTTGAGTTCTGGAAATCCGAGGTTTGTTGTGGGCAGATACTGTATTTGTTTATGTGCTGGTCCCAGGaggaggttaccgtgaggcgtggtcagggACCTGGGTTGAGGGTCTGTAGACTGTTCTCCAagggtgaagcggggtccaaagcgaggagccgggcaaggtcgggaactctggaagaacaggtctgtgtgctggccgaaacaggtcttcaacgacgttgctcctgcaacctgggaccgggctgactggcctttatcttctctgaggccaggggcggtcccggcccccaggtgacccgcctctcctggccttaaggcgagcactcctcctgggagaaaccagttccctccgcttctctgccctgagcctctgcagctcaggagaggctgaagggttactggacccagggggagactcaccttcccctgacagggctgggagaggcgcacctgtaggcaatgtgtcctcaatcacctcaggagccagagtggattcaccaggtgcctgctcctgaggatccggcacaggtgcaggcgcttcagattcaaggccctgccccagctcagccggccctggaggcggggactcctgtgctggctgggattcctccggttcagcctatgaatcggattcccaggccatcacagtttaCCTGTGAGTGCCTCCTTTTGAGATTCAAGTTTTCTGATATATCAGACTTGCACAAAAcagttgttttctttaaaaaatgtttgtccTTCCCAGCCATGCCAATAGCTTGCCCTTCCTGAGTTCTTCAAACTTGAAGTCCATTATGAGCATGCCTGCAGGTATTGGTTTGCCTGTGCTCtcaccattttattatttttatttttagatgcaAGTTTTTTGATATAtagcagatttgcacaaaacagtGGGTTAAAAAATAATATGTGTGCCATGTGATATGAGTTATTCCTCACCAGCCTTTCCTGCACTGTATCATGATCGAATGGCAGCAGATTATAATACAATGACCATTGCTATTCATAAAGCTCTGCTATCCATTTTTATCTCAACCTCCCTCTGAGGGGATCAAGGTAGTATTTGTGGGGTTATGTCATTTTATCTGTGCAACAAATCAAGGATGTGGAGTAGGCTTGGATACAGTAAgcagcccaagatcacccagtgagctgcatggctTAAGTCAGAGGTCGGCAACAtatggcccatgggccagatgtggcccacgaAGACCGTTTTACTGGCCCACAAGCTCCCCCTGAACTGAGCCGCCTGCTCGGTGAGTCCCCCAcccgctgcgctaaaccggcgcgaCGTGGAGACTCTCCGAGCGGCGCCGGAAATCgtatctgtgcatgcgcagatatcaaaaatcacatctgcgcatgcccagattctggaaatcgcttctgtgcatgcacaatttTCGGcgtcctgagcatgtgcagaagtgattttCGGCGCCACAAACAGGAtgatctccatgggagtgatccggccTATGGCcggtaagccttgctgacccctggctcaaGTGCATGGTCCTGTCCATCATCCAACAAACATCCTTCTACACTGCTCTCATCGTCAAGCTGCCATCGGAACAGGTTCCACTTGCTTCTCTATAGCACAGAGTGATATAAATGTTGCAGCAGGGCATGACTCAAACATAGGGAATCCAGTTTGTTCTCCACATCTTCGGTATGTTTCTCCTTTCTAAAGGGTGAAGTGGCAACTAGTTCTTCAGGTCCCGTGGCAACATCTGCTTTGCCCCTGCAATTCCAGCCCACATCTGTTCCATCCTTACTCTACGAGGGACAAATCTGCACATTACCAGGCTGCCTCAGTGAGTAGAAGGGTCATGATGTAAGGGACCAGTGatcaatacaatttttaaaaaagcaagacctgcaacaaaatgttgcagtgtgaagtGCTCTTGTTTGGATACTCCATTTCATTACCTCTCTCATCCACTCTTCTGTCCCCCCATAACAGACAGACCACACTCATTGGCCAGTGAGCGTGCTCTTCTTTTTGGGGGAAGGGCACTCCACACAGGATTTCCCCGTAAagtttgtacttctgcaaatcttgagTTCCCCCCAAGCCTCCTGATATCTCCCTTTTGCAGATGGATAGTTTCATTTTTGGCTGCATAAGCAATGACACTCGCTTCTGATCATCACTTCTCATATGTACGAATATTTTTATGGAGCAGACCTGGGTCAGGTGATGCACTGGTCAAACACACCTACTGCCTGCCACATTATTAAAGCACTCCTAGTGTAAATGAAAACAGACGTAACATTTTAAGAGTGGAGGGTTGGTCTGAAAGCACTATCAACATTTTCTGTGCAAAGGCAACTTTTCTTCTGCTGGGGTGAGGAAAATAaaatttctggaattttgcaGCTTTTCAGTTTGAAGCAGGAAAaagtttggggggcggggagtgagGAGTGGATGGACAAGAATGATGGCCGAACCAGCATTCAGTGGCTTCCAACCCACCTTTTCTTTATACACGACATCTGTCTTCTTCGCTTATTAAGGCAAAGTGATCGTAAGAATGTCTTCTGATGTGAATGAGAGAGAAAGCAGAAGAACTATTGTTAAATGAGATATACACTCTAATGAACTTTTCATTCAGTTTTAGAGATGTAGGAAATAGAAAGCCTATGTAAGTGCATGTCTGAAGCCAGCCTGGCTCAGGGTTGTGTATTTTGATATGATACTTTATACTATGAGAATCCAGAATTGATTATTTGATGCACAATTCAGCATCCTAAGGACCTCACCCTTCATTTTCTAAAAAGCAATTTCCTAGTCCACATGGCTGTGAATATAGACTTGAAAATGTATAAGAACCATGTGGGGAAATCTCAGAAACTGGTTGGCAGGGGCGGGGTGGGGATCATTGCCTTGTTCTTTTAATTTAAATATCAGTCTCCTTTGGTTGCAGGAATCCAGCCCTCTCTGTGGAGCAAAGATGATGTGAGTCACTGGCTGAGATGGGCTGAGAAAGAATATTCCCTCAGGGAAACAGACGAAAGCAAGTTTGAAATGAACGGGAAAGCCCTATGTATTCTCACCAAGGAAGATTTCAGATTGCGGGCTCCTAACTCAGGTTAGAAATGTTTCCCCTTAATAACTCAAGGGAAATGAAGGATTTCTTACAGGCAAAGAGAATTAGAAAGGCTTGGATGCAGTTATAATACTAAAGGGAACGCATGGAAATAATGTGCAAAGCCTTTGCACTCAAAAGGTGACAACACCCAAGGGCAGGCGTAAAATCATTTTGAGTAGGTCAAATACTTGGCTGAGTTTAATAGTGGATCTCAGTTTCTCAGGTACTCAGTAAACTGGGCTTCTGTCTTGCAAAGCAAGATGGAAATTCCTGACTGACTAGGATGTCTTTTGAGTCACCAaatgtggactcttcttccttggaggattttagttggatggtcatctgtcagggatgctttagttgagattcctgcattgcattgggctagatgaccctcagggtctcttccaactctacgattctctgaAAATGGTGCATAGGTTTTCACAACATATACCCCAAAACTGCCATTAATGTTATTTTTGGGGGATATGCATAACGTGGGATTGGTCTTTCTCTATTTCTTTTCCCACAGGAGATGTTTTGTATGAATTGCTCCAATATATTAAGACCAAGAGGCGAGCCCTTATTTCTAGCCCTTTCTTTAACTCTGCCCTTCGGGATGCAGAACACGCACAGGCCCAGAGCGCTCCAGAAGGTGAGTGCTATGGAGTTGTGGATTCATCTTGGTCAATTACCCTTGGCTGGTACTCCAGCAGCCGTGGATTCAAATCTTGGAGTCTCACATGCTAGCAGGCAGAATCTAGACcttaaaggtggggggggggcaaggcttAGAGAACCTGATCAGCAAAGTGAAGATTCAAGTCCAACCCCTGATAGCTCCAGTTAAAAAGGTCTCAGCCAGTGGGACACAGCAcgaaaggaaaaagagatggggaggaaggaggaaaaccAGAAAACTTAAACACCAGTTCTTAAGAGTTCAAAAGCTTAGCTCTCTAACCACAGGACTGATAGCCTGGTGCAACAATGCCAGGATATTGGatccaaataaaataaactgcttccttcagttttcTTCTCTTCTGAGATAACCTTTGGGGTTCTTCCCATAGGTGCCAAAGTCCATGCTAGATATATGGTGCTAGGAAAGAACTTTAGCCAGTTAGTCTGTCATAGTTGCTTTGGGTCCTGGGCTTACTTCTTGTTATAAGTTCATTTCATAGTATTCAAGTGACTGAGAATATACTGAATGAAGCCCTGATCTCCTCACAGGCATGAGATGCAAGTTAGATGGTCTCTCAGCTGATGGCCATTCACACCCAACAGAAAGGTTGATCATTCCTACAAGTCTTCCAAGCCATACAGAAACGACTAGATCTCCAACCAAGATCTTCTACAGCCCTGGGTCCATCAGTCTCTCTGATCATAATTTGGGGATCAATTACAGGGGAGATATTATTTGCTCGTTTCCTGGGACACCAGCTCCAGTCAGTGGTAAAATTGCTGGTAAGCATGAATTTTCTGTATTCCTTAGCTCCCTTGTCATAAATCAGATTATATTTGTAATTTCTGTGGCACCTTTTCTACAAACTCAAAGcgctttatttgctttttttaaaattgtagatTGTGTTTCAAACAAAATGTTTCCCAAAGAGGTTTACACAAATATACGCAAATAAAACACAAGACAATTttgaaatatggggggggggggagtaggcaGCACTTTCAAAGGGAAAtatgggaggggtgtgtggataGGCAGCACTTTCAAGGAAGAATAGGCTGGTGGAAGGGAAGGCTTCATCCTCTTCCCTTGCCCTGTTTTCAAGCTCACTGTGAATATCTCCTCAGGGCCAGGCTCTCAAACTGGAAGGCTAAGCAAAGGGAAACACAGCCAAGGGACATTTTCAGAAGATAATTGGTGGGAGAGGTCAAGCACACATCCTACCCGCTTGCTGTTTCTCTCCTATAAAAGCTTTCTTTGCTCCTGGATTACCTCAGCAAACACTGCTATGGGAACCTGTGTTTTGCTGAGgtaacagttaccgtatttttcgccctataagacgcaccttttcccctccaaaaatgaaggggaaatgtgtgtgcatcttatggggtgaatgcagactccttggcttcagcgatagcaacacgaagcctccaaagcctgcgctccggaggcttcgcgttgcttctgctgaagccaggagagtctgctctttgaggctggcggtgggggaaagcagcgcttgccccatcgccagccccagaggatggggggcagcggggagGCGCACGACGCCttgccgctactctccaacccggcttcgaggctagcggtggggaaagcagcgcttcccccatcgccagccccagaggatggggggcagcgggaaggcgcgcgacgccttgccgctactctccaaccctcctgtgggcttttgcgggagatgggggaattcccccacctcccgcaaaagcaggcaaaagccgtgtgctctttaaaggggctccgcggcttctgcgggcttttctaggaggtaggggaattcccccacctcctagaaaagcccgcaggagccgcacaccctttaaagagcgagcggctcttgggggcttttccccaaggagggagaagggactgactggcagagtcagtcccttctccctcctgcgggcttttgcgggagatgggggaattcccccacctcccgcaaaagcccacaaaagccttgcgctctttaaaggggctccacggcttctgctggcttttctatgagggggggaattcccccacctcctagaaaagcccgcaggagccacgcaccctttaaagagcgcaccgctcttgggggcttttccccgaggagggagaagggactgagtggccgtttcagtcccttctccctcctggtcgaaaagcccgcaggagtcacgcggggctcctgtgggcttttgcgggaggtgggggaattccgccacctcccgcaaaagcagggagaaggtcttggagtagcgcacaggctgcgtgcagcctgtccactgctcccagagctgcggggggggggggaatcatatttttttccttgatttccccccctgaaaactaggtgcgtcctatgggccggtgcgtcctatagggcgaaaaatacggtagttcctctCTTAGCTGCAGGCTGCACAGGGGCAAATGCTGAACTTTTCACCCACCGAGAGGAAGAGAGGTCTGCCATCAGACACAAAATTGCAGCATGGTAGCCCTGCTCTTCCTCACATCATTGGTCACTTATTTGTGGTAGCTTGGAAGTGCACCCTCACCTAAATGATGATACAGAATTGCCCAGTAAAGATGCTAACTTTTGTCATCCTAGCTGATTGAACCACAACCCTCTTTTTCTGCTCTACTACAGACTGCAGGTTACTTTGGGATTACGTCTACCAGCTCCTCTGTGACAGCCGATACGAAGCATTTATCAAATGGGAAGATAAAGAGGCCAAGATATTTCGTGTTGTTGACCCCAATGGACTAGCCAGGCTCTGGGGTAATCACAAGGTACCCAGTAAGCTTCTCATGCGGAATTATGTAgatgcagatttttattttaataaaagttGTTTGGGCCGTCCCTAATCCTGGTGAAACAACGGAACAGAAGGGATGCTTCCAGGTTTAAAAACCcaactaataaaaataatgtatAGTATAAATGTTATTACTGAAGCTGCCTTTAGGGTGCATTGTTTGAGCAGGCATATGGGGATATCATATCTGCTAGTTGGTAAGAGCTCCTAGCTGACAGATCCATACCCAAGTAAGTACCCCTAGAGTACTTATTCATGAGGGGATCCCTTGATTTAGGTACAATGATCAGGCCAATTTTTTACTGGAAAAGTTGGAAGATTGTCTTAGATAAAAAAGTGGGTAAATTTATTTCACCCTGCCTTGGAGTTTCCACATTGCCATCAACAACTTTTCTTCTTGAAATAAAGTCCACTGTCTAACGATCTCAATAGGTGTCCTGTTCAAGCAGTAAGCATGGTTTACCAGGTTATTTTATTCTAAATTCTTAGCTACAATCTAAGAGGGATTGCAAGAGGGAGCTTGGTGGCAGAGCAGTAAAATTCTAAGCgcaatctgttttaactgttgctaAAAGGACTCAGGTTGCAGGAATGGGAAAGAGCTGCTGCTGGTACGATGATGAGCCACAGCCAATTGGAATAGACATCACTGGGCTAAATGTACTACTGATGTACACTAAGgcagctgttttttttaaaaaaatcttattaaCTCACACTTTCAAATGAAGTTGCTCGAACCATTCGTCGCTCAGCTCTGTTTAAAACAGCATCTGTTGCAATTTATTATGTTTGGAATTGAGTGTTCAAGCATCTAGTCCAGTGAACTACGATTCTGCAGGAAGATCCTATGGTGCTTTTTAGCTAACCTAGCTTAAACCATTCCTATTGCAGTCAAAGGAAATCAACTGTCGGTTGAACAAAACCCATAATCTTTTGAATTTACAGAACCGCAGGAACATGACGTATGAGAAAATGTCAAGAGCTTTGAGACATTACTATAAACTCAACATCATCAAAAAGGAACCTGGGCAGAAACTCTTATTCCggtaagaaaatacagtggtacctcaggttacatatgcttcaggttacagactccgctaacccagaaatattacctcaggttaagaactttgcttcaggatgagaacagaaatcatgctccggcagcacggcagcagcaggaggccccattagctaaagtggtacctcaggttaagaacagtttagacctccggaacaaattaactacttaacctgaggtaccaatgtaagaGTTCAACCTGTAAAGTGAGCTCACTGGGGAGTTACTGCGAGAGAACTGCACGTTAGCAGGGTAGGTAATGTTTGCTGCACAGAAAGTGCTCTGCTCTCTAGTGGAGCAGGATGATGGGGGCAACTTGGTTGTGTCCATCGGGGAGATGTTGTGCACCACAGTGCAGATCTACTCAGCTAAAAGGTATGAAACCTTTTGAAAATTTGTTTTGCTCAGTTATGGGACTTTTCCTTGGTGGCAAGAAACTCTGAGACAGCAGGGTTTGAGCCAAGGACCTTCACCCAAAGGATGAGCCCCTTAGTCAGCATGGAATCCTGTATGTGATGCTGAGATGCAGACCAAGTTGCA
The Podarcis raffonei isolate rPodRaf1 chromosome 6, rPodRaf1.pri, whole genome shotgun sequence DNA segment above includes these coding regions:
- the ETV7 gene encoding transcription factor ETV7 isoform X2 codes for the protein MQGEVATSSSGPVATSALPLQFQPTSVPSLLYEGQICTLPGCLRIQPSLWSKDDVSHWLRWAEKEYSLRETDESKFEMNGKALCILTKEDFRLRAPNSGMRCKLDGLSADGHSHPTERLIIPTSLPSHTETTRSPTKIFYSPGSISLSDHNLGINYRGDIICSFPGTPAPVSGKIADCRLLWDYVYQLLCDSRYEAFIKWEDKEAKIFRVVDPNGLARLWGNHKNRRNMTYEKMSRALRHYYKLNIIKKEPGQKLLFRFLKTPGERKPDKSSEFEQLDNEEQEGEDWKEDVLEISP
- the ETV7 gene encoding transcription factor ETV7 isoform X1 — protein: MQGEVATSSSGPVATSALPLQFQPTSVPSLLYEGQICTLPGCLRIQPSLWSKDDVSHWLRWAEKEYSLRETDESKFEMNGKALCILTKEDFRLRAPNSGDVLYELLQYIKTKRRALISSPFFNSALRDAEHAQAQSAPEGMRCKLDGLSADGHSHPTERLIIPTSLPSHTETTRSPTKIFYSPGSISLSDHNLGINYRGDIICSFPGTPAPVSGKIADCRLLWDYVYQLLCDSRYEAFIKWEDKEAKIFRVVDPNGLARLWGNHKNRRNMTYEKMSRALRHYYKLNIIKKEPGQKLLFRFLKTPGERKPDKSSEFEQLDNEEQEGEDWKEDVLEISP